The genomic window CGTGGATGGCCGGCCGGTCAGATGTGCTGGCGGCTCTGTTCTTGCTGCTGGCGGTGCTGGTGCTGTGGCGCGGTGGCCGGGCAGGTGGGGTGGCGCTGGCTGCCGGCGCGGTGTTGCTGGCCATGTTGTGCAAGGAGACGGCGGCGTTCGGGGCACTGGTGCTACCTGTCGCCGCGGCCTTGAGCACCAAGGCCAAGGGTGCGAGCCGCCGGGGCTGGATCGCGGTATCACTGGCAGTGCCGGTGTATATTTGCTTGCGCATAGCGGCCGGCGCCACCGCGCCGCGCCAGCCGGGTCAGCCGGTCGACCCCGCGGCGCTGCTGGCGCTGATCGGGTTCTACGGCGGTAAGCTGATCGCCCCGTTCGATCTCAATGTGCTGGTGATGGAGGTCCATCCGCTGGCTCTCTACCTGGGGTTGTCGGCGGCACTGCTCGGCGCCGGCGTGCGCTACTGGCGCCGAGCGCGGGGCGATCCGGCCGGGCGTTTCCTCCTGGCTTGGTGTGGGATCACGCTGGTGCCGGCAGCGCTGCCGCTGCTCTGGCCGGTGGCCGCGGCGCCTTTCGCCGAGCGCTACGCTTACTTGCCGTCGGTGGGATTCTGCCTCTTGGCAATCCATGTCGGTGCGGGTTGGGCTGCGGCCAATCCCCGTCGTCTGCGAGTCGGTGGCGTGGTGGCGCTTGTGCTCCTCACCCTGGGGGCGGTGGCGACCGTCAGCCGTAACGCAGTCTGGCGCGATGACCTGTCGTTCTGGAAGGCCGCTGCAATCCGCAACCCCAGCCGCTGGCTGCCGCGCTTCGAGCTGGCCAAGGCCTACGCCGCGGCGAGGCAACCGACGGCCGCCGAAGCTACCTACCGGGCCGCGCTGGTGCAGGCCGATGCCGTCGGCCTGCCGCTGATCCTGAACAATCTCGGCGCGCTTGCGCGCCAAGCTGGGCACGAAAGCGAAGCCGAGGGCTACTTGCGCCAAGCAGCGGCGGCGCGTGCCGACTATCCCGATCCGCTCTACAATCTCGGCGTGTTGTACTGGAACCGAGGTAAGGCGGCACTTGAGCGCGGCGACAGCGCCGCCGGACAGGCCGCGTTCGCCGCCGCACGCCAGCAGCTCGAAGCCGCGCTGCGCTTGAGCCCGCACCTGACCGCGGCCCATTATGCCCTTGGTTCACTTGCGGTGATGATGGGAGACGTCGGCTTGGCGCGCGATCACCTCGAAATGACCATTCAACTCGCACCCCACAGCCGCGAGGCTGTCTTCGCCCGCCAGGTGGCGGCCAACCTGCCGGCGGTGGCGCGGCAGTGAGCGGCCTCAGCGCGGCGGGTGCGGAATGCAGCAGATGAACTGCATGCCGGCCTGGCTGCGAAACTGGTGTAGTTCGCCCGGGCCGATGAACACGGCGTCGCCGACTCGCAACGGCCGCTCACCCTCGGCGCCGTGCACGCTGCCGCTGCCGGCAAGCACGTAGACCTCGTGCTCCCAGGGGTGTTGGTGCAGCGGCGTATGGCCGCCGGGCGCGAGCGTGAACAGCCGCAGGGCAAACGTCGGTGCCCCCTCCTGCTCGGTGATGAGCGGGCGCATCTCGACCCCTTTGGCCTCATCGCCATAGGTCACCGGTGCCACTTCACTGTGATGGCGGAGCAGCATGGTTAGGCTTCGTAGAGCTTTGTGACCCGCACGCCCTCGGGCGAGGCTTGGGTGCACAGGTCGCAGAGGGTGCATTCGTCGACGTTGTCGTCGACGATCGCCACCGTCTCCGCCCCAGCCCCGGGCTTGAAAATCTTCACCGGGCAGATCTCGACGAGTTTCTTCGCCAGGCCGGCGCTCTTGCCGACGATGCTCTGGTCTACATCAACGCGGATGAACATGGCCATGATTACGCTCCCGCCGCCCGCAAACGCTCTTTCACCAGCCCCGGGATGTCGCCGATCTCTTCCGCCACCGAGATCCCGGCCACGCGCATGCGGCGAATCTTGTCCGCCGGCGAGTCCACCTTCTTCTCGACCACCGTGCCGGCGTGTCCGAAACTCATCCCCGGCATCTCGTCCATGAAGCGGCCGGCCACGAAGGCGACGATCGGCAGCCGGCTCTTGTGCTCCTGCGCCCAACGCGCCAACTCGGCTTCCGCCGTGCCGCCCGGCTCGGAATAGATCACGATCGCCTTGGTCTCGGGGTCCTTCTCGAACAACGGCATCAGCTCTGCATAGGTCGAGCCGATGATCGGATCACCACCGATCGAGATTGCAGTGCTCTCGCCCAGACCCGCCTGCGACAGCGCGTTGCAAATCTCGGTCGTCATCCCGCCCGAGCGCGACATGACGCCGACGATGCCGGGTTTGAATGCCTTGCGGCAATCCACCGCCGGCCCGCCCAGGCTGCCAAAACGGCAGACGTCCGGCACGATGATTCCCAGACAGTTCGGCCCGATCACCCGCGCGCCGTGGAGATTGGCGTACTCGATGATCGCCGAGGCGTCCCGGCGCGGAATGCCTTCAGTGATGATGACCAGCAGCTTGATGCCGGCGTCGATGGCCTCGAAGGCAGCGTCGGGGGCGAAGGCGAGCGGCACCGTGATGACCGTGCCGTCCACCTTCCGCTTGGCGGTGATCTCACGCACCGTGTCGTAGACGGGCACGCCGTAGACCTCGCGTCCGCCGCGACCGGGGGTGACGCCGCCGACGATCTTGGAGCCGTACTCGAGGCACTCGCGGGTGAAGTTCAACGCCTCACGTCCGGTGATGCCTTGGACGATGAATTCGAAATCTTTGTGAACGAGAACGCCCATGACGCGATCCTTCAACGCCCCGCGGCGCGCATCTTCTCGACCGCTCGCCGCGCTGCCTCACTGATCGAGACCGTTCGGTCGCAAAACTCGACCCC from Deltaproteobacteria bacterium includes these protein-coding regions:
- a CDS encoding CoA-binding protein, encoding MGVLVHKDFEFIVQGITGREALNFTRECLEYGSKIVGGVTPGRGGREVYGVPVYDTVREITAKRKVDGTVITVPLAFAPDAAFEAIDAGIKLLVIITEGIPRRDASAIIEYANLHGARVIGPNCLGIIVPDVCRFGSLGGPAVDCRKAFKPGIVGVMSRSGGMTTEICNALSQAGLGESTAISIGGDPIIGSTYAELMPLFEKDPETKAIVIYSEPGGTAEAELARWAQEHKSRLPIVAFVAGRFMDEMPGMSFGHAGTVVEKKVDSPADKIRRMRVAGISVAEEIGDIPGLVKERLRAAGA
- a CDS encoding cupin domain-containing protein — its product is MLLRHHSEVAPVTYGDEAKGVEMRPLITEQEGAPTFALRLFTLAPGGHTPLHQHPWEHEVYVLAGSGSVHGAEGERPLRVGDAVFIGPGELHQFRSQAGMQFICCIPHPPR